The following proteins come from a genomic window of Megalops cyprinoides isolate fMegCyp1 chromosome 6, fMegCyp1.pri, whole genome shotgun sequence:
- the im:7151449 gene encoding C4b-binding protein alpha chain isoform X3, translating into MPCFGDSCWRLSPQLLLLFLIFPVGGKAQCEKPTLPAGLGLSEESLSSDSFPDGSTAKLVCSLGYVRAGGSSDITCAAGQWSSPKLLCEKKSCGSPGEITHGRFDMDEGIDFGATVRAFCDEGYELVGPSYRQCFDFGWTNRVPLCEAVRCEGPPEIPNGRILNPPEAGFTLYRDVIEYACNKGYSPSGPLQVYCGAEKTYVPSPPSCTVVSCPVPNIPHAVRKEGPPPPYSPKNYVVYACDQGYDFEGDKEKKLVCLDSGSWSPSVPECKKIVVPTRSTTTTASTTATTTTTTTASAVPATEPPHSGTGLLSYGLGFGIPILLLMVAVAACCLMKEKKKGAKSLNRTVPVH; encoded by the exons ATGCCGTGCTTTGGGGATTCTTGTTGGCGTCTTTCGCCGCAGTTGTTACTTCTGTTCCTTATCTTTCCCGTCGGTGGAAAAG CACAGTGTGAAAAACCCACCCTGCCGGCGGGCCTGGGTCTGTCTGAGGAGAGCCTGAGCAGCGACAGCTTCCCCGACGGAAGCACCGCGAAGCTCGTCTGCAGCCTGGGCTACGTGAGGGCGGGCGGCTCCAGCGACATCACCTGCGCAGCTGGGCAGTGGAGCTCACCGAAACTCCTCTGTGAAA aaaaatcatGTGGTTCTCCCGGAGAAATTACTCACGGGAGGTTTGATATGGACGAAGGGATTGATTTTGGCGCAACAGTTCGTGCTTTTTGTGACGAGGG ctaTGAGCTTGTGGGCCCATCGTACAGACAGTGTTTTGACTTCGGATGGACGAACCGTGTTCCTCTGTGTGAGG CTGTGCGGTGTGAAGGCCCTCCTGAGATTCCCAATGGAAGGATCCTGAACCCTCCTGAGGCCGGGTTCACGCTCTACAGAGATGTGATAGAGTACGCCTGCAATAAGGGCTACAGCCCCTCGGGCCCGCTGCAGGTGTACTGCGGTGCAGAGAAGACGTACGTGCCTTCACCACCGAGCTGCACAG TTGTCTCCTGTCCGGTTCCTAACATTCCCCACGCTGTTCGCAAGGAAGGACCACCTCCGCCCTATTCACCCAAAAACTACGTGGTCTATGCATGTGATCAAGGTTATGACTTTGAGGGCGATAAGGAAAAGAAACTGGTCTGTTTGGACAGTGGCAGTTGGTCACCTAGTGTTccagaatgcaaaaaaa ttGTAGTACCCACAAGAAGTACGACTACCACTGCGTCTACCACTGCGACTACCACTACAACTACCACCGCAAGTG CTGTTCCAGCTACAGAGCCACCACATTCTGGAACTGGACTCTTATCTTACG GCTTAGGTTTTGGGATACCTATACTCCTATTGATGG TTGCTGTAGCCGCGTGTTGCCTgatgaaagagaagaagaaggg
- the im:7151449 gene encoding C4b-binding protein alpha chain isoform X2: protein MPCFGDSCWRLSPQLLLLFLIFPVGGKAQCEKPTLPAGLGLSEESLSSDSFPDGSTAKLVCSLGYVRAGGSSDITCAAGQWSSPKLLCEKKSCGSPGEITHGRFDMDEGIDFGATVRAFCDEGYELVGPSYRQCFDFGWTNRVPLCEAVRCEGPPEIPNGRILNPPEAGFTLYRDVIEYACNKGYSPSGPLQVYCGAEKTYVPSPPSCTVVSCPVPNIPHAVRKEGPPPPYSPKNYVVYACDQGYDFEGDKEKKLVCLDSGSWSPSVPECKKIVVPTRSTTTTASTTATTTTTTTASAVPATEPPHSGTGLLSYGLGFGIPILLLMVAVAACCLMKEKKKGRKPANVDAEETEKL, encoded by the exons ATGCCGTGCTTTGGGGATTCTTGTTGGCGTCTTTCGCCGCAGTTGTTACTTCTGTTCCTTATCTTTCCCGTCGGTGGAAAAG CACAGTGTGAAAAACCCACCCTGCCGGCGGGCCTGGGTCTGTCTGAGGAGAGCCTGAGCAGCGACAGCTTCCCCGACGGAAGCACCGCGAAGCTCGTCTGCAGCCTGGGCTACGTGAGGGCGGGCGGCTCCAGCGACATCACCTGCGCAGCTGGGCAGTGGAGCTCACCGAAACTCCTCTGTGAAA aaaaatcatGTGGTTCTCCCGGAGAAATTACTCACGGGAGGTTTGATATGGACGAAGGGATTGATTTTGGCGCAACAGTTCGTGCTTTTTGTGACGAGGG ctaTGAGCTTGTGGGCCCATCGTACAGACAGTGTTTTGACTTCGGATGGACGAACCGTGTTCCTCTGTGTGAGG CTGTGCGGTGTGAAGGCCCTCCTGAGATTCCCAATGGAAGGATCCTGAACCCTCCTGAGGCCGGGTTCACGCTCTACAGAGATGTGATAGAGTACGCCTGCAATAAGGGCTACAGCCCCTCGGGCCCGCTGCAGGTGTACTGCGGTGCAGAGAAGACGTACGTGCCTTCACCACCGAGCTGCACAG TTGTCTCCTGTCCGGTTCCTAACATTCCCCACGCTGTTCGCAAGGAAGGACCACCTCCGCCCTATTCACCCAAAAACTACGTGGTCTATGCATGTGATCAAGGTTATGACTTTGAGGGCGATAAGGAAAAGAAACTGGTCTGTTTGGACAGTGGCAGTTGGTCACCTAGTGTTccagaatgcaaaaaaa ttGTAGTACCCACAAGAAGTACGACTACCACTGCGTCTACCACTGCGACTACCACTACAACTACCACCGCAAGTG CTGTTCCAGCTACAGAGCCACCACATTCTGGAACTGGACTCTTATCTTACG GCTTAGGTTTTGGGATACCTATACTCCTATTGATGG TTGCTGTAGCCGCGTGTTGCCTgatgaaagagaagaagaaggg
- the im:7151449 gene encoding membrane cofactor protein isoform X1, with translation MPCFGDSCWRLSPQLLLLFLIFPVGGKAQCEKPTLPAGLGLSEESLSSDSFPDGSTAKLVCSLGYVRAGGSSDITCAAGQWSSPKLLCEKKSCGSPGEITHGRFDMDEGIDFGATVRAFCDEGYELVGPSYRQCFDFGWTNRVPLCEAVRCEGPPEIPNGRILNPPEAGFTLYRDVIEYACNKGYSPSGPLQVYCGAEKTYVPSPPSCTVVSCPVPNIPHAVRKEGPPPPYSPKNYVVYACDQGYDFEGDKEKKLVCLDSGSWSPSVPECKKIVVPTRSTTTTASTTATTTTTTTASAVPATEPPHSGTGLLSYGLGFGIPILLLMVAVAACCLMKEKKKGHYTTGECALDPTDTQEMISSKKSNAC, from the exons ATGCCGTGCTTTGGGGATTCTTGTTGGCGTCTTTCGCCGCAGTTGTTACTTCTGTTCCTTATCTTTCCCGTCGGTGGAAAAG CACAGTGTGAAAAACCCACCCTGCCGGCGGGCCTGGGTCTGTCTGAGGAGAGCCTGAGCAGCGACAGCTTCCCCGACGGAAGCACCGCGAAGCTCGTCTGCAGCCTGGGCTACGTGAGGGCGGGCGGCTCCAGCGACATCACCTGCGCAGCTGGGCAGTGGAGCTCACCGAAACTCCTCTGTGAAA aaaaatcatGTGGTTCTCCCGGAGAAATTACTCACGGGAGGTTTGATATGGACGAAGGGATTGATTTTGGCGCAACAGTTCGTGCTTTTTGTGACGAGGG ctaTGAGCTTGTGGGCCCATCGTACAGACAGTGTTTTGACTTCGGATGGACGAACCGTGTTCCTCTGTGTGAGG CTGTGCGGTGTGAAGGCCCTCCTGAGATTCCCAATGGAAGGATCCTGAACCCTCCTGAGGCCGGGTTCACGCTCTACAGAGATGTGATAGAGTACGCCTGCAATAAGGGCTACAGCCCCTCGGGCCCGCTGCAGGTGTACTGCGGTGCAGAGAAGACGTACGTGCCTTCACCACCGAGCTGCACAG TTGTCTCCTGTCCGGTTCCTAACATTCCCCACGCTGTTCGCAAGGAAGGACCACCTCCGCCCTATTCACCCAAAAACTACGTGGTCTATGCATGTGATCAAGGTTATGACTTTGAGGGCGATAAGGAAAAGAAACTGGTCTGTTTGGACAGTGGCAGTTGGTCACCTAGTGTTccagaatgcaaaaaaa ttGTAGTACCCACAAGAAGTACGACTACCACTGCGTCTACCACTGCGACTACCACTACAACTACCACCGCAAGTG CTGTTCCAGCTACAGAGCCACCACATTCTGGAACTGGACTCTTATCTTACG GCTTAGGTTTTGGGATACCTATACTCCTATTGATGG TTGCTGTAGCCGCGTGTTGCCTgatgaaagagaagaagaaggg